One genomic window of Polyangium aurulentum includes the following:
- a CDS encoding DNA-binding protein, whose translation MKSTRHATALLTLALAALAAGCGESEPNNPQEPELKTIPIAEARALPAGTTAKIEGFVTVVPSTFESSTGEKGFALQDDTGGIYVSVPDGVIAGFGAKASITGKLAQMKEQTVLMADPKTIEPGGETKEVTPEDVKTGEVNESTEGRLVRVTGQVTQAVADDQPYGYKVFVDDGSGEVQVYVSIVASMPIIDTTAIMMGGMIEVTGLAGQYEETYEVMPRRPEDLVMK comes from the coding sequence ATGAAATCCACCCGCCATGCAACCGCCCTCCTGACCCTGGCCCTCGCCGCCCTCGCGGCCGGCTGTGGCGAATCCGAGCCCAACAATCCCCAAGAGCCCGAGCTGAAGACCATTCCCATCGCCGAGGCGCGCGCCCTGCCCGCGGGCACGACGGCGAAGATCGAAGGATTCGTCACCGTCGTGCCCAGCACGTTCGAATCATCGACGGGGGAGAAGGGCTTTGCGCTCCAGGACGATACCGGGGGCATTTACGTGAGCGTGCCCGACGGGGTTATCGCCGGGTTTGGCGCGAAGGCCTCCATCACCGGCAAGCTCGCGCAGATGAAGGAGCAGACGGTGCTCATGGCCGACCCGAAGACGATCGAGCCCGGCGGCGAGACCAAGGAGGTGACGCCCGAAGACGTGAAGACCGGCGAGGTGAACGAATCGACCGAGGGGCGTCTCGTGCGGGTGACCGGGCAGGTGACCCAGGCGGTCGCGGACGACCAGCCTTATGGGTACAAGGTATTCGTGGACGACGGCTCGGGCGAGGTGCAGGTATACGTGTCCATCGTGGCGAGCATGCCGATCATCGATACGACCGCGATCATGATGGGCGGGATGATCGAGGTGACGGGGCTCGCGGGACAATACGAGGAGACGTACGAGGTCATGCCGCGCAGGCCCGAGGATCTCGTGATGAAGTGA
- a CDS encoding glutathione S-transferase family protein has protein sequence MKLTYFDARGRVEPTRLMLEMTRTPYEYVATPLEAWMSDEARAPVRARTPFGQLPLLEDGGLSLCQSCTIHRYVARKLGLLGNTLEESARVDEVFETGQELYVDAAKFVWDPQFHERRAEHREATRVKLASLAGYFTKMRADPEHWVLPGRYTLADAMMAYALEQLLPLHPGLVEEHPELHHAMTRFFAADGVREYVRSKRRCPTTTVQFAQFGGKPEETHQWTD, from the coding sequence ATGAAGCTCACCTACTTCGATGCCCGCGGCCGCGTGGAGCCGACGCGGCTCATGCTCGAGATGACCCGCACGCCTTACGAATACGTGGCCACGCCCCTCGAGGCGTGGATGAGCGACGAAGCCCGTGCGCCCGTGCGCGCGCGTACGCCGTTCGGGCAACTGCCCCTCCTCGAGGACGGCGGGCTGTCCCTCTGCCAGTCGTGCACGATTCACCGCTACGTCGCCCGCAAGCTCGGGCTCCTTGGCAATACGCTCGAGGAGAGCGCGCGCGTGGACGAGGTGTTCGAGACCGGCCAGGAGCTGTACGTCGACGCCGCCAAGTTCGTGTGGGACCCGCAGTTCCACGAGCGCCGCGCCGAGCACCGCGAGGCCACGCGCGTGAAGCTCGCGAGCCTGGCCGGGTACTTCACGAAGATGCGCGCCGACCCCGAGCACTGGGTCCTGCCCGGCCGCTACACCCTGGCCGACGCCATGATGGCCTACGCGCTCGAGCAGCTCCTGCCCCTGCACCCCGGGCTCGTCGAGGAGCACCCCGAGCTGCACCACGCCATGACCCGCTTCTTCGCCGCCGACGGCGTGCGCGAATACGTGCGCAGCAAGCGGCGGTGTCCCACGACGACCGTCCAGTTCGCGCAATTCGGCGGCAAGCCCGAAGAGACCCACCAGTGGACGGATTGA
- a CDS encoding AAA family ATPase — MITRLEVDGFKSLRDFAVDLEPFTVFIGPNSAGKSNILEALALLSRLASGSITEAFKGGRGRITDQFTRRGGESAKVMRFAVEFLVYGEYPRPEPRNPGEDSFQSRFRYELTVVRQAAQSGVEHLVAMAERLLAMRREEDAWIAAHPEFTDRAGYMHAGQDHYLDLTNPHRTLTHTALSRWSPSLLVELVRDDLRGCRLLQIEPVRMGESSDRTDAEKLAPDASNLPTILAMLPEHLLGEVRADLVSLVPGIASFDVVPEGDSFRIEFELSGGDRLPARLVSDGTLRVLALLTALRTEQRAPILGIEEPENGIYPGRLRALLDLLREESGRRQDDPEILTPLQADIHALGLARIVSNLLPTQILLTTHSPVVLAALHSHSKHLRFVDMVRRNGERVTRVRTVGDVKAPGEGRLHISPREIDMLLHASTSTEEEAE; from the coding sequence ATGATCACGCGCCTCGAGGTGGACGGCTTCAAATCGCTGCGGGATTTCGCGGTGGATCTGGAGCCGTTCACGGTCTTCATCGGGCCGAACAGCGCAGGGAAGTCGAACATCCTGGAGGCGCTGGCCTTGTTGTCGAGGCTTGCGTCGGGGTCGATCACGGAGGCGTTCAAGGGCGGACGGGGGCGAATTACGGACCAGTTCACCCGGCGAGGCGGCGAGAGCGCGAAGGTCATGCGCTTCGCTGTCGAGTTTCTGGTGTACGGGGAATACCCGCGCCCTGAGCCTCGCAATCCCGGAGAGGACTCCTTTCAGAGCCGCTTTCGCTACGAGCTCACGGTCGTGCGGCAGGCCGCGCAATCTGGCGTGGAGCACCTGGTCGCCATGGCCGAGCGGCTCCTGGCGATGCGCCGCGAGGAGGATGCGTGGATCGCGGCCCACCCAGAATTTACCGACCGCGCGGGCTATATGCATGCCGGACAGGATCATTACCTCGACCTGACGAATCCGCACAGGACGCTGACTCACACCGCATTATCGCGCTGGAGCCCTAGCTTGCTGGTCGAACTCGTGCGAGACGATCTCAGGGGCTGCCGTCTCCTGCAGATCGAGCCAGTCCGGATGGGGGAGTCCAGCGATCGTACGGACGCGGAGAAGCTCGCGCCTGACGCGTCGAACCTGCCCACCATCCTTGCCATGCTTCCCGAGCACCTGCTCGGCGAGGTGCGCGCGGACCTCGTGTCCCTGGTCCCTGGCATCGCGTCCTTTGACGTGGTGCCGGAGGGCGACAGTTTTCGCATCGAATTCGAGCTCTCCGGGGGTGATCGACTTCCGGCCCGGCTCGTCTCCGATGGCACGCTCCGGGTACTTGCGCTGCTCACGGCACTGAGAACGGAGCAGCGTGCGCCCATCCTCGGCATCGAAGAGCCGGAGAATGGCATCTACCCGGGTCGGCTTCGCGCCTTGCTCGACCTTCTGCGCGAGGAGAGCGGGCGTCGTCAGGACGATCCGGAGATCCTCACTCCGCTTCAGGCAGATATCCACGCGTTGGGACTAGCGAGAATCGTCTCAAACCTACTTCCGACCCAGATCCTCCTCACCACCCACTCCCCCGTCGTCCTCGCCGCTTTGCACTCTCACTCGAAGCACCTGCGCTTCGTCGACATGGTTCGCCGCAACGGCGAGCGCGTCACGCGTGTCCGCACCGTCGGTGACGTCAAGGCTCCCGGCGAGGGCCGCCTCCACATTTCCCCTCGCGAGATCGACATGCTCCTGCACGCCTCCACGAGCACCGAGGAGGAGGCGGAATGA